CGGGCGGATTGCTTACACACCGATCACAGAACACTTCAACTATGGCGTATCGAGCCATGCCCATGACGACCACAACGCCTTTCACGCGGTGGCGTGTGAAAAGGTCGTTGAATCCGGTTTGCACGGCCCCTTTGAGATTAGGCGCGTACCGTTGATGCACGACGAATACGACGGAGCGCGATTCGGAGGTGGCGTGGACGCTCTTGTGATCACCTGCGATGGACTCACCGTGGTCCACCTCTCCGATGTGGGTCACGAGCCCTCGACTGATAAGATTCAGGCGATCGGTGTGCCGGATATTCTCCTCGTTCCTGTGGGCGGGTTCTACACCATCGGCGCTCACCAGGCGCTCTCTTGGACACGGCGTCTCAAAGCACGTTGTGTGATCCCAATTCACTTCGCCACACCCGCATGTACACTACCGATTCGAAGTGTTGAGCCATTTCTTGAGTTAATTGGTGAATACAATCGCGTCGCGCGTGGTTTCATAGATGTGGCGTCAGTGAATGACCTTCCACGGGCGCTCATTCTCTTTCCAACACAAATGCCTTGATGGCTGATTTGAAAAGAGTGTGAAAAGACGAAATTTGGCCCTTCTGCCACTTGAATCGAGTCTTCGGAAACGCCACAATGAAACTAGAAGCACTTAGTGCACATCTAAATGAGTGAATGAGCGGACCAGCCAAACGCTGCGACGAATGAGAGGTATCCATGGAACTTTACGAATTTGAACAAGCCGTCCTCAAACTGGCGTTCGAAACCGAATCAAGGATCACCACCGCATCAGTCGCATATTATCTAGGAATCCCAAGCCGAGAGGCCAACCGTCTGCTCAACCTACTCCTTGAAGAAGGCACGCTTGAGCTCGATTCGGATGAGAACGGAAACCTCTTTTATCGGCTCCCTCAGGCTGAGGCCAAGGACAAGACGATCGCGGAGTTGAAAAACCAACCCTTGCCTCAACCCGTCCAAAGGCCGTCCAAGAACGTGATGACCACTTTGGATGACGACGAGGGTGCGCCGGCTGTCTCATTGGGCCGTCCACCTCAGGGTGCGCCGCAAGGGGCCACGTCCCTTCCACCTTCGATGTTGAAGCGAACCCCGGCGCCACAGGCGAGGACTTCGAACGATCAGTGGGGCGGATTTGACGATTATTATGGAGCGACTGCCGCCACACCACAAAGTGATGGGGCCGCGGGTCGACGGCAAATGGCGGCTAGTGTCGTCCCGGCGTGGACTGCAGTCTCAACCCGCTCGGGAAGCACCGATGGTACGGTCGGAAAGACCATCTCCAATCGATATTTGGTGGCCAAGGAAGCACGTTGTGAACCACAGCCGCTGCCTGCGCAACGCGCTGTTCTGGTTTCGTGCCAAGATCCGGTTCCTAGTACCGTCAATCATCATGACGAACAGGAGTCGTGGTTTGTTCCCCGACAAGACTCGACGGCTCTCGTTCCCGCTGGAACCACGGCGCTCTCAACGGATGTCGAGCAACCCGAACACCAACCGGGCATGGCGCTCCTCCTGAGCCTGATCCTCTGCGGAACCGGCCAGATGTACAACGGTGAGGTGAGCAAAGGAATTATGATGATGGTCCTTTGTTTTCTTCTCTGGTTTGTACTCCTTGGTTGGGTGGTACACATCTGGTCCATCGTCGATGCGGTCGTCGTGGCTGAGCGCCTCAATCGGCAGCAACGCTAAGCTTTTCCACTCCAGAACATTGAAGCAACACGGCGGCTGTGATAGCTGATTTGCGCGGTCAATCCGTCCGTAGACTATCCTGTTTGCAGACCGCGGAGGTGCTCATGCATTCTGAACTTTTCCCGATCACTGATTCCTTTCTCAACCGTCATGTTGGCCCCTCCGAACAAGAGATCCAAGAGATGCTTGAGTCGCTTGGGTTCAACCATATCGATGAGCTCATCTCGAAAGCAGTGCCCAATACGATCCGCCTCAAGAGCCCATTGAAGCTAAAGAATACCGCGGCTCGTGGTGGAGACGGTGACCTCGCCCCGACCAGCGAGTTTGAGGCGCTACGCGACCTTCATACCCTCGCGCAGCAAAATCAGGTTTATCGTTCATTTATCGGAATGGGCTACGCGGCATGCATCACTCCACCCGTGATTCAGCGCGGAATTCTTGAGAATCCAGGTTGGTACACACAGTACACGCCTTATCAGGCTGAGATTGCGCAAGGCCGCCTCGAAGCACTCTTCAATTTCCAGACTTTGGTCACGGAATTGGCCGGGTTGCCTGTTGCGAACTCGAGCCTTCTTGACGAAGGCACCGCCGCTGCCGAGGCGATGTCCCTCGCACATCGAACGAATCGCAAATCGAGCTCTAACGTGCTCTTTGTGTCCAAAGATTGTCATCCTCAAACGATCGACGTGGTGCAGAACCGCGCACGACCGCTCGGGATCGAATTGGTGATCGGTGATCACCGTGAGTTCGATTTCTCAACGGATGTTTTTGCTGTGATGGTGAATTATCCAACCAGCGAAGGTTTCGTACTCGACTACGCGGAATTCTTCGAGCGCGCTCACGCGAAGAACGCGACAACCATCGTGTGCGCGGACCTCCTGGCACTCGTTGCGTTGAAATCTCCGGGAAGTTTTGGCGCCGATATCGCCGTGGGGTCCTCTCAGCGTTTTGGTGTGCCACTGGGCTTCGGCGGGCCACACGCGGCCTATATGGCTTGCAAGGATGACTTCAAGCGTCAGATCCCCGGCCGAATCATCGGCCAAACTGTCGACGCTGATGGCAATCCGGCGTTGAGACTCGCGCTTCAAACCCGCGAACAACATATTCGCCGCGAGAAGGCCACCAGCAATATTTGTACGGCTCAAGTCCTGCTCGCCGTCATCGCCAGCATGTACGCTTGCTACCACGGCCCAGAAGGCTTGAGGGCGATCGTCAAACGCATCCACCTCATGACTCAAGCGCTTGCAGCGGGCCTAGAGAAGCTTGGATTTGAGGCAAATGAAGCCCCCTACTTTGACACCCTCAAAGTTGCGACCGGATCAAAGACCAAGGCGATTCTGGAGGCTGCAAACGCTCACCAGATCAACCTTCGCTCCATTGATGAGAATCATCTCGGCGTGACCCTTGATGAGGCGACACGGGCATCAGATATCGTCACGCTACTCAATGTGTTTGCCGGAGGCGCCCCTGGATTTGGGCTTGAAGACGTAAATTCCGCCAAGCCTATTCTCGCTGATTTTTGGCGCGAAGATGCGATTTTGACTCAGGAGTGTTTCAATCGGTATCACTCCGAGACCGAGCTGCTTCGCTATATGGCGAAGCTTCAGGGCCGAGACCTCTCTCTGACCACTTCGATGATCCCGCTTGGCAGCTGCACCATGAAGCTCAACGCGGCTGCCGAGATGTTCCCCATCACGTGGAAGGAGTTTGGTCAGATTCACCCGTTTGTTCCTTCGGAACAGGTGAGCGGCTACCACAAGATGTTTGAAGACCTCGAAGAATGGTTGGCCGTTCTGACCGGAATGGACGCCACGTCCCTTCAGCCCAATGCCGGGTCGCAAGGCGAGTATGCGGGCATGCTCGTGATTCAGGAGTACTTTGCAAAACGTGGCGAAGCACATCGCAACGTCTGCCTCATCCCGTCTTCTGCCCATGGCACAAACCCGGCGTCGGCCATTATGGCCGGTATGA
This Microvenator marinus DNA region includes the following protein-coding sequences:
- the gcvP gene encoding aminomethyl-transferring glycine dehydrogenase, encoding MHSELFPITDSFLNRHVGPSEQEIQEMLESLGFNHIDELISKAVPNTIRLKSPLKLKNTAARGGDGDLAPTSEFEALRDLHTLAQQNQVYRSFIGMGYAACITPPVIQRGILENPGWYTQYTPYQAEIAQGRLEALFNFQTLVTELAGLPVANSSLLDEGTAAAEAMSLAHRTNRKSSSNVLFVSKDCHPQTIDVVQNRARPLGIELVIGDHREFDFSTDVFAVMVNYPTSEGFVLDYAEFFERAHAKNATTIVCADLLALVALKSPGSFGADIAVGSSQRFGVPLGFGGPHAAYMACKDDFKRQIPGRIIGQTVDADGNPALRLALQTREQHIRREKATSNICTAQVLLAVIASMYACYHGPEGLRAIVKRIHLMTQALAAGLEKLGFEANEAPYFDTLKVATGSKTKAILEAANAHQINLRSIDENHLGVTLDEATRASDIVTLLNVFAGGAPGFGLEDVNSAKPILADFWREDAILTQECFNRYHSETELLRYMAKLQGRDLSLTTSMIPLGSCTMKLNAAAEMFPITWKEFGQIHPFVPSEQVSGYHKMFEDLEEWLAVLTGMDATSLQPNAGSQGEYAGMLVIQEYFAKRGEAHRNVCLIPSSAHGTNPASAIMAGMKVVVIACDENGNIDLDDLRKKAAEHAEHLAALMVTYPSTHGVFETEIQAICEVVHEHGGQVYMDGANMNAQVGLCTPGGIGADVCHLNLHKTFCIPHGGGGPGMGPICVKQHLAEFLPSHPVVKMGGEKSSGAISAAPWGSASILAIPWMYIRMLAADGLTHATKVAILNANYMAARLHPYFPVLYRGAEGQVAHEFILDMRGTKHAGLEVVDFAKRLMDYGYHAPTMSWPVAGTMMVEPTESESKTELDRFCDAIIGMHAEVEKITSGAWDQSDNPLKNAPHTMQMVCADEWSHGYSRQVAAFPASWSQDNKFWPFVRRVDDAYGDRNLVCACPPMSEYE
- a CDS encoding MBL fold metallo-hydrolase, coding for MKIQFFGHATVGIWSKDGSSLIVDPYESGSYDGRIAYTPITEHFNYGVSSHAHDDHNAFHAVACEKVVESGLHGPFEIRRVPLMHDEYDGARFGGGVDALVITCDGLTVVHLSDVGHEPSTDKIQAIGVPDILLVPVGGFYTIGAHQALSWTRRLKARCVIPIHFATPACTLPIRSVEPFLELIGEYNRVARGFIDVASVNDLPRALILFPTQMP